The Plasmodium knowlesi strain H genome assembly, chromosome: 14 genome has a segment encoding these proteins:
- a CDS encoding cytochrome c heme lyase, putative translates to MQSIGSTIGDDQNGEKVRCPSSLVENLKKMPKEVKNEVINERNMMPEIPNYSLSEESECPLKRNRDVSSIPKNTKENWLYPSPQQFYNSLIRKNKHIDKNYIDAVVTVHNEVNEESWRHILKYEYLHRSKCSEVTLQRFLGKFDDLSVKAKFRSIFSRLGRPFDRHDWYVNRCGKEVKYILDYYNDESMQDDKNIYIDVRPAMNSFSNIWDRIRYPFYEFYFKHIKRYELFR, encoded by the exons ATGCAGAGCATAGGAAGTACAATTGGTGATgatcaaaatggagaaaaagtgaGATGCCCCTCATCCTTAGtggagaatttaaaaaaaatgcctaaGGAAGTGAAGAATG AAGTGATAAATGAACGGAACATGATGCCGGAAATTCCCAACTACTCCCTGAGCGAAGAATCCGAGTGCCCCCTGAAGAGGAACAGAGATGTTTCTTCCATCCCCAAGAACACCAAAGAGAATTGGCTCTACCCCTCTCCACAGCAATTTTATAATTCCTTAATTAGGAAGAATAAACACATTGATAAAAATTACATTGACGCTGTGGTGACTGTGCACAACGAAGTTAATGAAGAATCCTGGAGGCACATCTTAAAATATGAGTACCTGCACAGGAG CAAATGCAGCGAAGTCACTCTGCAGCGATTTCTTGGGAAGTTTGACGACCTCTCCGTCAAGGCCAAATTCAGGAGCATTTTCTCCAG GTTAGGTAGACCATTCGATAGACACGACTGGTATGTGAATAGGTGCGGTAAAGAGGTGAAGTACATTTTGGATTATTACAACGATGAATCTATGCAGGATGACAAGAAT ATATACATTGACGTCAGGCCTGCCATGAACAGCTTCTCAAACATCTGGGACCGAATACGTTACCCATTTTATGAATTTTACTTTAAGCATATCAAGCGGTACGAGTTGTTTAGGTGA
- a CDS encoding splicing factor 3B subunit 6, putative: MSRRSIRLPAEVSRILYVRNLPYKISADELYDIFGKYGTVRQIRKGNAEGTKGTSFVVYDDIYDAKNALDHLSGFNVAGRYLVVLYYDPVKAQRKKELQEKLKNEQEGKN; this comes from the exons ATGTCTAGAAGAAGCATACGTTTGCCCGCGGAGGTCAGTAGGATCCTTTACGTCAG AAACCTGCCTTACAAAATATCGGCCGATGAGCTATATGACATTTTTGGAAAGTATGGCACAGTGAGACAgataagaaaaggaaatgccGAAGGTACGAAGGGAACATCCTTCGTCGTCTACGATGATATTTATGATGCGAAGAATGCCCTGGACCACTTGTCCGGTTTCAATGTGGCCGGGAGGTACCTCGTTGTTTTGTATTACGACCCGGTGAAGGCTCAGCGGAAGAAGGAACTGCAGGAGAAGTTGAAAAACGAGCAGGAAGGGAAGAACTAA
- a CDS encoding histone chaperone ASF1, putative, with translation MSEVNVTKVIVNNPICDILDPFVFTIEFEALNKLEADLEWKIFYISAVNNDGEGNQDIELDNIFLGPIERGVMMFDYAVNPPDYKNMDVDSVLGLQAILISANYKEKEFIRIAYYMNSFYKDMELREKPPAVPQYDKICRHIFVENPRIVKFCITWDAEEKDDFKEFDKENEQIELMNSIKMNADQNSNSNITNESTQENIFVSSDIHGNVGTNGKMSTHMEAHENANMYGNTYSNADLNERGVLSSNGASTDLDKCELFNANINGISRITIDNNNNA, from the exons aTGTCTGAAGTTAATGTGACGAAAGTAATAGTGAACAATCCCATATGTGATATTTTAGATCCATTCGTTTTTACCATTGAGTTTGAGGCGTTGAATAAATTAGAGGCAGATTtggaatggaaaattttttacatttctgCTGTGAACAATGATGGGGAGGGGAACCAGGACATCGAGTTAGATAATATTTTCTTGGGACCCATTGAGCGAGGTGTGATGATGTTTGACTACGCGGTGAATCCCCCCGACTATAAGAAC ATGGATGTTGATAGCGTGCTTGGCCTGCAAGCCATCCTTATATCAGCGAactataaagaaaaggagttcATTCGGATCGCCTACTACATGAATTCATTTTACAAAGACATGGAACTGAGAGAAAAACCACCCGCCGTACCCCAGTACGATAAAatatgtagacatatatTTGTGGAAAATCCAAGAAttgtaaaattttgcatAACATGGGATGCAGAGGAGAAAGATGATTTTAAAGAATTTgacaaagaaaatgaacagatCGAGTTAATGAACtccataaaaatgaatgccGATCAGAATAGCAACTCTAACATAACAAACGAGTCTACGCAGGAAAACATTTTCGTCTCCAGTGATATCCATGGGAATGTTGGCACGAACGGTAAAATGAGCACGCACATGGAGGCGCACGAAAATGCCAATATGTATGGCAACACGTACTCCAACGCAGACTTGAACGAACGGGGGGTTCTCAGTAGTAATGGCGCTTCCACTGATTTGGATAAGTGCGAACTTTTTAATGCCAACATAAATGGGATAAGCAGAATAACCattgataataataataacgcCTGA
- a CDS encoding WD repeat-containing protein, putative, whose amino-acid sequence MDNSIIQDDDVIITDTFLSDNEEEEQFIKQKAFAQRNSRVGIKKSDDNTTYVENPNWRSVRNTNFDGPNEDGASSPEEASIILKNDNPREKENGRDNGEEGFFDFDNYLKDDDNVQEQGKQEDRGKKLRSVRNNKVWHDSDDDVLERDSKSHSRGFAAESEDDESLDGEQIEIGHETDEEHLIKNEQSENYFEKYIDKVDIETYEGEEQINAASTIKMEDIYIFDNNEMDSHIKKKRRLNKMNEKNIFLKYYLQKFTFHRIEDKKIRQLVGMPKANLILPVYNSDLYVLQYKERLLSMSKKISFRGRIGHVQESNGSVYILMYDNYVRNYNLEKGIVYKNRIHPGNAGRVIPMEIKFFHTNNEENMGLSEQSNNHLYGISFRRSRKINIYDTRSFDVVKSFEMDYKCIGMNFHQKSNSLFAIDSKGNLYNWCLNTNKLINRVVDNYSVFPSCFSIHGDNLVTGSFTGFLNLFHVDNLTTPIKSFKNLTLPVSNAIFNPSHNCLLYYTKLAKNGIKLIDLHTNYVYCNIPWFNNNVRYNVLAADFFNGGDNMCFSVKANSFYVYDLLGAGPVASGGELKATSVV is encoded by the exons ATGGATAATTCCATAATCCAGGATGACGATGTCATAATTACTGACACGTTTTTAAGTGACAacgaggaggaggaacagtTTATAAAGCAAAAAGCCTTTGCGCAAAGGAACAGCAGagtaggaataaaaaaaagtgatgatAATACCACTTATGTGGAAAACCCCAACTGGAGGAGCGTTCGTAATACAAATTTTGACGGACCAAATGAAGATGGAGCGTCTTCCCCCGAGGAGGCAtctataattttaaaaaatgataacccacgtgaaaaagaaaatggacgGGACAACGGAGAGGAAGGTTTTTTCGACTTTGACAATTATCTAAAAGATGATGATAACGTTCAGGAGCAGGGGAAACAGGAAGATAGGGGGAAGAAGTTGCGGTCTGTAAGGAACAACAAAGTGTGGCATGACTCGGATGATGATGTGTTGGAGAGGGACTCGAAAAGCCATTCCCGGGGATTTGCCGCCGAATCGGAGGATGACGAAAGCCTAGACGGAGAACAAATCGAAATAGGACATGAAACGGATGAAGAACATTTGATCAAGAATGAACAAAGCGAAAACTATTTCGAAAAGTACATCGACAAGGTAGATATTGAAACGTACGAAGGGGAGGAACAGATAAACGCGGCATCCaccataaaaatggaagacaTATACATCTTTGATAATAACGAAATGGATTCTCatataaagaagaagaggcgactaaataaaatgaatgaaaaaaacatatttttgaAATATTACTTACAGAAATTTACTTTCCATAGAATtgaggataaaaaaattagacaGCTAGTCGGCATGCCCAAGGCAAATTTAATTCTGCCTGTTTATAACTCTGATTTGTATGTGCTTCAATACAAGGAGAGGTTGCTAAGCATGTcgaagaaaatttccttccGCGGGAGGATTGGCCATGTGCAGGAAAGCAACGGAAGCGTGTACATCCTCATGTATGATAACTACGTTCGGAACTATAATTTGGAAAAGGG GATTGTATACAAAAATCGCATTCATCCTGGAAACGCTGGACGAGTTATCCctatggaaataaaattctttCACACAAACAATGAGGAGAATATGGGGCTATCTGAGCAAAGTAACAATCACCTGTATGGTATATCCTTCAGGCGGAGCAGGAAGATAAACATTTACGACACAAGAAGTTTTGATGTGGTGAAGAGTTTCGAAATGGATTATAAATGTATTGGTATGAATTTCCACCAAAAATCAAACAGTCTGTTTGCCATTGACAGTAAAGGCAACTTATACAACTGGTGTTTGAACACAAATAAATTAATCAACAGAGTGGTAGATAACTACTCAGTTTTTCCATCATGTTTTAGCATCCATGGTGATAATTTGGTTACGGGTTCATTCACTGGTTTCCTTAATTTATTTCATGTGGATAATTTGACGACCCCAATAAAGagctttaaaaatttgaCGCTCCCAGTTAGCAATGCTATTTTTAACCCCTCCCACAATTGCCTTCTATATTATACCAAGCTTGCAAAGAATGGCATTAAGCTCATAGACTTACATACAAATTATGTGTATTGTAACATTCCCTGGTTTAATAACAATGTGAGATATAATGTGCTGGCTGCCGATTTTTTCAACGGTGGCGATAATATGTGTTTCTCCGTCAAGGCCAATTCCTTTTACGTCTACGACCTTTTGGGAGCCGGCCCTGTGGCCTCAGGGGGAGAGCTAAAAGCCACCTCTGTAGTATAG